One Nonomuraea angiospora DNA segment encodes these proteins:
- a CDS encoding type 1 glutamine amidotransferase translates to MPSDSALCIVWIYPDLLSTYGDQGNALVLEQRANRRGIPTETIHVRSADPVPDSGDIYLIGGGEDRPQILAAERLRRDGGLHRAVARGAALLAVCAGYQIMGSTFGGEEGQPVDGIGLLDIASSRGPARAVGELAAEVDAALNLPTLTGFENHMGITHLGPGVKPLSRTLVGVGNGDGFEGCYAGHVVGTYLHGPALARNPALADLLLSWRVGDLAPLDNSRYDALRQERLAAVLPG, encoded by the coding sequence GTGCCGTCTGACAGCGCCCTTTGCATCGTCTGGATCTATCCTGACCTGCTGAGCACGTACGGGGACCAGGGCAACGCGCTCGTCCTGGAGCAGCGCGCCAACCGCCGGGGGATCCCGACCGAGACGATCCACGTGCGCTCGGCGGACCCGGTGCCGGATTCGGGCGACATCTACCTCATCGGCGGTGGCGAGGACCGCCCCCAGATCCTGGCCGCCGAACGCCTGCGCCGCGACGGCGGCCTCCACCGCGCCGTCGCCCGCGGCGCCGCCCTGCTGGCGGTGTGCGCCGGATACCAGATCATGGGCAGCACGTTCGGGGGCGAGGAGGGCCAGCCGGTGGACGGGATCGGGCTGCTGGACATCGCCAGCTCCCGCGGTCCCGCCCGGGCGGTCGGCGAGCTGGCCGCCGAGGTGGACGCGGCACTCAACCTCCCCACCCTGACCGGCTTCGAGAACCACATGGGCATCACCCACCTGGGCCCCGGCGTCAAGCCCCTGTCCCGGACCCTCGTCGGGGTGGGCAACGGAGACGGCTTCGAGGGCTGCTACGCGGGCCACGTGGTGGGCACCTACCTCCACGGGCCCGCCCTGGCCCGCAACCCGGCCCTGGCCGACCTGCTGCTGTCGTGGCGGGTGGGCGACCTGGCGCCCCTCGACAACTCCCGCTACGACGCCCTGCGCCAGGAGCGCCTGGCCGCCGTCCTGCCCGGCTGA